The following coding sequences lie in one Candidatus Dependentiae bacterium genomic window:
- a CDS encoding arginine--tRNA ligase: MNIIATLRYEILKTIQKNYQLDREQQQAIVIHLNLDPSKPFGDMSCNAAMVLAKMLGKNPRQLAQEIKDLLLGDQEPLFVKTIRDVEIAGPGFLNITVHKDVWAKVAGELWDQKNSYFTLPEYEKKHRYLIEFVSANPTGPLHLGTGRGGIIGDVLGNVLAFVGHTVLKEYYINDAGNQMKLLGKSVLVRCKQALGIQDELPEEGYAGEYITELAAHCRSEFGDDVINKDESFFSDYAKNEMLKNIKTDLQTFGVQFDSWFSEKSLHEDGSIEQAIEVLRSKDLVYESEGALWFKSTEFGDEKDRVIRKQNGELTYIAADIAYHKNKFDRGYDILIDILGQDHHGYVKRLKGTMLALDYEKAFDVILYQLVTIKENDVAIKMSKRAGTFTKLDDIVQTVGRDVARFFYLNRKADAHLEFDLATALKKTDENPVFYIQYAYVRTNSLLEKAALDEHLQKIVEQLASGSLNQTHLETMMLLVQDPEIMVLRKIVSLSDALLSVAKTYQTHVIAYYAWELALVFHNYYANNRIVDPTNHDLSAARICLVQLVRQTLGIGLDLLGISKPEKM; the protein is encoded by the coding sequence ATGAATATTATTGCGACATTACGATACGAAATTCTTAAAACTATTCAAAAAAATTACCAACTTGATCGTGAACAACAACAAGCGATTGTTATTCATTTGAATCTTGATCCATCAAAACCATTTGGTGATATGAGCTGCAATGCGGCAATGGTCCTTGCCAAGATGTTGGGTAAAAATCCACGGCAATTGGCACAAGAAATTAAAGATCTGTTACTTGGCGACCAAGAACCACTTTTTGTAAAAACAATCCGCGATGTTGAAATAGCAGGTCCTGGATTTCTGAACATTACGGTGCACAAAGATGTATGGGCCAAAGTTGCCGGTGAATTGTGGGATCAGAAAAATTCATATTTTACTCTTCCAGAGTATGAAAAAAAACATCGATATCTCATTGAATTTGTCAGCGCAAACCCTACCGGCCCGTTACATTTGGGAACTGGACGTGGTGGCATTATTGGTGATGTACTCGGTAATGTTTTGGCCTTTGTTGGACATACCGTTTTAAAAGAATATTACATTAATGATGCGGGCAATCAGATGAAATTGCTGGGCAAGTCTGTTCTTGTCCGTTGCAAACAAGCATTAGGGATTCAAGACGAGCTCCCTGAAGAAGGCTATGCGGGCGAGTATATTACTGAGCTTGCTGCGCACTGCCGTTCTGAATTTGGAGATGATGTTATTAATAAAGATGAATCATTTTTTTCAGACTATGCAAAAAATGAGATGCTTAAAAATATAAAAACAGATCTTCAAACCTTTGGCGTTCAATTTGACAGCTGGTTTTCAGAAAAAAGCCTCCATGAAGATGGATCTATTGAACAAGCAATTGAAGTATTACGCAGTAAAGATTTGGTTTACGAATCTGAAGGTGCACTTTGGTTTAAATCAACTGAATTTGGTGATGAAAAAGATCGTGTCATTCGTAAGCAAAACGGCGAACTGACCTACATTGCTGCGGATATTGCGTACCATAAAAATAAATTTGATCGTGGCTATGACATTTTAATCGATATTCTTGGTCAAGATCATCATGGCTATGTTAAGCGGCTCAAGGGTACGATGCTTGCGCTTGATTATGAAAAAGCATTTGATGTCATTCTCTATCAGCTTGTGACTATTAAAGAAAATGATGTTGCAATCAAGATGTCTAAACGTGCTGGAACATTCACCAAGCTTGATGATATTGTTCAAACAGTAGGGCGTGATGTTGCTCGTTTCTTTTACCTCAATCGTAAAGCGGATGCTCATCTAGAATTTGATTTGGCAACGGCACTCAAAAAGACCGATGAAAATCCTGTTTTTTATATTCAGTATGCCTATGTGCGAACAAATAGTCTTCTTGAAAAAGCTGCACTTGATGAGCATTTACAAAAAATTGTTGAACAGCTTGCCAGCGGTTCACTCAATCAAACACATTTAGAGACAATGATGCTTTTGGTGCAAGATCCTGAAATTATGGTTTTGCGCAAAATTGTGTCACTTTCTGATGCGTTATTATCAGTTGCAAAAACCTATCAAACTCATGTAATTGCTTATTATGCATGGGAACTTGCGTTGGTCTTTCATAACTATTATGCAAATAACCGTATCGTTGACCCAACAAATCATGACCTCTCTGCCGCACGAATTTGTTTGGTACAACTTGTACGACAAACTTTGGGCATTGGTCTTGATTTATTGGGCATTAGCAAACCAGAAAAGATGTAA
- the lepA gene encoding elongation factor 4: MNISSIQNFDIQTFKPSHIRNFSIIAHIDHGKSTLADRLLEITGTISSRQKNEQFLDKLQVERERGITVKAQTASLFYEYKGEVYLLNLIDTPGHVDFSYEVSRSLYACQGALLLVDAAQGVQAQTMANFFLAFEQELDIIPVINKIDMANADPERIAKEMHKAFDVEQEDLLLISAKTGLGLDKLLPAIIERIKPPKGDANKPFKGLLFDSWFDEYRGVICLVEVVDGALRKGDQITAAYSDQSYEVLDIGLMYPDPYPTNALYTGQVGYVIAGLKTVKEARVGDTFYHTKKPVTPLPGFKPAKSMVFAGIYPVDTSEFELVRDAIEKLTLNDPSVHVEKESSVALGLGFRCGFLGLLHMDVFKQRLEQEYDASIIVTSPTVLYRLKMTSGEEMVIENPSKFPDVVSIAEIYEPIIKATIITPKQYLGSLMTLCQERRGEQTDMIYLDENRVILHYKLPLSEIVTDFYDKLKSMSAGYASFDYEQAGYAEANLVKMNILLNGKAVDALSVIVHRDKAMSIGRQLTQKLKEVIHRQMFEVAIQAAIGAKVIARESVSAKRKDVTAKCYGGDISRKRKLLEKQKEGKKKMKQVGNVELPQEAFLTVLKND; encoded by the coding sequence ATGAACATTTCCAGCATACAGAATTTTGATATACAGACATTTAAACCAAGTCATATTCGTAATTTTTCGATTATTGCACATATCGATCACGGTAAATCAACACTTGCAGATCGTCTTCTTGAAATTACCGGGACTATTTCATCACGCCAAAAAAATGAGCAGTTTCTTGATAAACTCCAAGTTGAGCGTGAACGTGGAATTACGGTAAAAGCTCAAACAGCCTCTTTGTTTTATGAATACAAAGGCGAAGTTTATTTATTGAATTTGATTGATACCCCTGGTCACGTTGATTTCAGCTACGAAGTTTCTCGTTCTCTGTACGCGTGTCAGGGTGCACTGCTTTTGGTTGATGCTGCTCAGGGTGTTCAAGCGCAAACCATGGCAAATTTTTTTCTGGCGTTTGAGCAAGAGCTTGATATTATCCCTGTGATTAATAAAATTGATATGGCTAACGCCGATCCTGAACGTATCGCCAAAGAAATGCACAAAGCATTTGATGTTGAACAAGAAGATTTACTTCTTATTTCAGCAAAGACCGGTCTTGGTCTTGATAAGCTGCTTCCAGCAATTATTGAGCGCATTAAACCTCCAAAGGGTGATGCCAATAAGCCGTTTAAAGGCCTTCTCTTTGATTCATGGTTTGATGAATATCGCGGAGTGATTTGCTTGGTTGAAGTCGTTGACGGAGCGTTGCGTAAAGGTGATCAAATTACAGCTGCGTACAGTGATCAATCGTACGAAGTGCTTGATATTGGACTTATGTATCCCGATCCGTATCCAACTAATGCGCTCTATACCGGTCAGGTGGGCTATGTTATTGCAGGCCTTAAGACGGTTAAAGAGGCTCGAGTTGGTGATACTTTTTATCATACAAAAAAACCGGTTACACCACTTCCAGGTTTTAAACCAGCAAAATCGATGGTGTTTGCAGGGATCTATCCAGTTGATACTTCTGAGTTTGAATTGGTTCGTGATGCAATTGAAAAATTAACACTCAACGACCCAAGCGTGCATGTTGAAAAAGAGAGCTCTGTTGCGCTCGGTCTTGGCTTTCGTTGCGGATTTTTGGGCCTTTTGCACATGGATGTTTTTAAACAACGTCTTGAGCAAGAATATGACGCTTCAATTATTGTAACCTCTCCAACCGTGCTTTATCGTCTTAAAATGACGAGTGGTGAAGAGATGGTCATTGAAAATCCATCAAAATTTCCTGATGTTGTCAGCATTGCTGAAATCTATGAACCGATCATTAAGGCTACAATTATCACGCCAAAGCAATACTTAGGCTCTTTGATGACCTTGTGTCAAGAGCGACGCGGCGAACAAACCGATATGATTTATCTTGATGAAAATCGTGTCATCTTGCACTACAAGCTTCCGCTCAGTGAAATTGTGACCGATTTTTATGATAAATTGAAATCGATGTCAGCTGGCTATGCAAGCTTTGATTATGAACAAGCAGGGTATGCCGAGGCCAATTTAGTAAAAATGAATATTTTGCTTAATGGTAAAGCTGTTGACGCGCTATCAGTTATTGTTCATCGCGATAAAGCGATGAGTATTGGACGTCAATTGACACAAAAATTAAAAGAAGTAATTCATCGTCAGATGTTTGAGGTTGCTATTCAAGCTGCGATTGGTGCTAAAGTTATTGCACGTGAATCGGTTTCTGCAAAACGCAAAGACGTAACCGCAAAATGTTATGGCGGTGATATTTCACGTAAGCGTAAGCTGCTTGAAAAGCAAAAAGAAGGCAAAAAGAAGATGAAGCAGGTTGGTAATGTTGAGCTTCCTCAAGAAGCGTTTTTAACTGTCCTCAAAAATGATTAA
- a CDS encoding helix-turn-helix transcriptional regulator, which yields MKRRKGFYSISVVAKMFSVHQQTVRMYEKEGLISPKRSEGNTRLFSEEDVDRLEEIINLTHKMGVNLAGVEIILRLQKKISKLQEDMNKLFERTQGQLEEESESFRTDAKKQVERLGQLKQDNLTAVGVGKKAERSSVHDVMASPSTKKSKKPEPEIVISDDWEIDYEDDK from the coding sequence ATGAAAAGACGTAAGGGATTTTACTCGATATCAGTTGTTGCAAAGATGTTTTCGGTTCATCAACAGACTGTTCGTATGTACGAAAAAGAAGGACTTATTTCTCCAAAAAGATCTGAGGGGAATACACGCCTTTTCTCAGAAGAAGATGTTGATCGGCTCGAAGAGATCATCAATTTAACCCACAAAATGGGGGTTAATTTGGCGGGTGTTGAGATTATTTTGCGACTACAAAAGAAAATTTCAAAGCTTCAAGAAGATATGAATAAGCTTTTTGAGCGGACGCAAGGTCAGCTTGAAGAAGAAAGTGAATCATTTCGTACTGATGCCAAAAAGCAGGTTGAACGTTTGGGGCAGCTTAAACAAGACAATCTTACCGCTGTTGGAGTCGGAAAGAAAGCTGAACGCTCTTCAGTGCATGATGTTATGGCCTCACCTTCAACTAAAAAAAGTAAAAAACCAGAACCTGAAATTGTTATCTCTGATGACTGGGAAATTGATTACGAAGATGATAAGTAG
- a CDS encoding zinc metalloprotease HtpX gives MFFNQFKTVLLLGILSSLFLGIGYVAGGSNGMTIALIMAFAMNFVTYFWSDKLVLMMYGAKPLDTQKHKFVHDIMHDLCSRGGMPMPKLWYIDSDMANAFATGRNPDHASVAVTRGILNLLDERELRGVLAHELSHVKNRDILIGTVAAVIASAIGYVAFMIRWSVLLGGSRDREGRDNTMAALVMAIFVPLIATLIQLAISRSREYLADETGARCCNDPLALASALEKLHHGVKFEPQTEPESAAQASMASLFIVYPFSGRGILNLLSTHPPMEKRIARLRNMVNK, from the coding sequence ATGTTCTTTAATCAATTCAAAACAGTTTTATTGCTTGGAATACTGAGTAGCTTGTTCTTAGGTATTGGCTATGTAGCGGGCGGATCAAATGGTATGACTATTGCATTGATCATGGCCTTTGCTATGAACTTTGTAACCTACTTCTGGTCAGACAAATTAGTGCTCATGATGTATGGCGCAAAGCCGCTTGATACCCAGAAACATAAATTTGTTCATGATATCATGCACGACTTATGCTCCAGAGGCGGCATGCCGATGCCTAAGTTGTGGTACATTGACAGTGATATGGCCAACGCTTTTGCAACGGGGCGCAACCCTGATCATGCATCGGTAGCGGTAACACGCGGTATTTTGAATCTGCTTGATGAACGCGAGCTGCGTGGTGTGCTTGCACATGAACTGTCTCATGTTAAAAATCGAGATATTTTAATTGGCACCGTTGCAGCGGTGATCGCCTCTGCAATCGGCTATGTTGCTTTTATGATTCGCTGGTCGGTGTTGCTTGGTGGTAGCAGAGACCGTGAAGGGCGCGATAACACGATGGCTGCACTGGTGATGGCTATTTTTGTGCCGCTCATTGCAACGCTCATTCAGTTAGCTATTTCTCGGTCAAGAGAATACTTGGCCGATGAAACGGGTGCGCGCTGCTGCAATGATCCGCTTGCACTTGCATCTGCGCTTGAAAAACTTCATCATGGGGTAAAGTTTGAGCCACAAACAGAGCCTGAAAGTGCTGCACAAGCGAGCATGGCAAGTCTCTTTATCGTTTATCCATTCTCTGGACGAGGTATCTTGAATTTGCTCTCGACCCATCCCCCTATGGAAAAGCGCATTGCGCGCTTGCGTAATATGGTTAACAAATAG
- the secD gene encoding protein translocase subunit SecD, which yields MNAQARIVKMLTTPLMAWVVVIAIGSYFMVSFDQKTIKESAHQTGILSTIKTYYNALRLTYVKKGIDLAGGTYLVLSVEIDKAIESRLGLESRSFDQFLKSNNIRELPTEKEVKGRELKLSFATEEGARACMGIVQDKKAGLLHAKRLENEITLALSGEVEQNIRTGAVEQALNVLTNRLGGYGVEGIIVQQHGDHQIVVQMPGIDDPDHVKAVITKTAHLEFKIIEDTAVSRDALLDKFDGDLPSDKVILSGKTEVVDGREVAARYYLASAFADMTGDHIVSAEVGRDEYNKPQVNFKLDSVGNREFAELTGNNIGRNLGIIIDDVVFSAPVIQSEISGGSGRISNIEGQREAFDLSVVLRSGSLLAPLKFEQESRVGASLGQDAIQAGIMSCFVAMFLLFLFGLIYYRIPGLFAVIALAVNFFLIMLFMSYFKATLTMPGIAGMVLSIGMAIDASILIFEHIKEELANGLPLRKSIANGFNGVMAVIIDSNLTTLITGIVLYQFGGPAIRGFAVTIIAGIIATLLAGIFFLKALFYFTTDVLNVSKLKF from the coding sequence ATGAATGCTCAAGCACGCATTGTTAAAATGCTGACTACCCCATTAATGGCATGGGTTGTTGTTATTGCTATCGGGTCTTACTTCATGGTTTCATTTGACCAAAAAACCATCAAAGAATCTGCACATCAAACTGGTATTTTATCTACCATAAAAACGTACTACAACGCCTTGCGTCTTACCTATGTAAAAAAAGGTATTGATTTAGCAGGTGGTACCTATCTTGTTTTGAGTGTTGAAATCGATAAGGCAATTGAAAGTCGTCTTGGTCTTGAAAGTCGTTCATTTGACCAGTTCTTAAAATCAAATAACATTCGTGAATTGCCTACTGAAAAAGAGGTTAAAGGAAGAGAGCTTAAACTTTCTTTCGCAACAGAAGAAGGTGCCCGTGCGTGCATGGGAATAGTGCAAGACAAAAAGGCTGGCTTGCTTCATGCAAAGCGCCTTGAAAACGAAATAACTCTTGCGCTTTCAGGTGAAGTCGAACAAAACATCCGTACTGGTGCTGTTGAACAAGCACTCAACGTTTTGACTAACCGCTTGGGTGGTTATGGTGTTGAAGGCATTATTGTTCAGCAACATGGTGATCATCAAATTGTAGTGCAAATGCCTGGAATCGATGATCCTGATCATGTTAAAGCAGTGATTACAAAAACAGCTCACCTTGAATTTAAAATTATTGAAGATACCGCTGTATCACGCGATGCCTTGCTTGATAAGTTTGATGGTGATCTTCCTTCCGATAAAGTTATTTTATCAGGTAAAACTGAAGTTGTTGATGGCCGCGAAGTTGCAGCTCGTTACTACTTGGCTTCAGCATTTGCTGATATGACCGGTGATCATATTGTGAGCGCCGAAGTTGGTCGCGATGAATATAACAAGCCACAAGTAAACTTTAAGCTTGATAGTGTTGGTAACAGAGAATTTGCAGAATTGACCGGTAACAATATCGGTCGTAATCTTGGCATCATTATTGATGATGTTGTATTCTCAGCTCCTGTAATTCAATCGGAAATCTCAGGTGGTTCAGGGCGCATCAGCAATATTGAAGGTCAACGTGAAGCGTTTGATCTTTCAGTTGTCTTGCGTTCAGGCTCATTACTTGCACCGCTCAAGTTTGAACAAGAAAGCCGTGTAGGCGCTTCATTAGGGCAAGATGCTATTCAAGCCGGTATTATGTCATGCTTCGTTGCAATGTTTTTGTTGTTCTTGTTCGGGTTAATTTACTATCGCATTCCAGGACTCTTTGCAGTTATTGCGTTAGCGGTTAACTTTTTCTTGATCATGCTCTTTATGTCTTACTTCAAAGCAACACTTACCATGCCAGGTATTGCAGGTATGGTGCTTTCAATCGGAATGGCTATTGACGCATCTATTTTGATCTTTGAACATATTAAAGAAGAGCTTGCAAATGGCTTGCCATTGCGTAAGTCGATTGCTAATGGATTTAATGGTGTTATGGCTGTTATTATTGACTCGAATTTAACCACATTGATTACCGGTATTGTTTTATACCAGTTTGGTGGCCCAGCTATTCGTGGATTTGCGGTAACGATTATCGCAGGTATCATAGCAACATTGTTGGCAGGTATCTTTTTCTTGAAGGCTCTGTTTTATTTTACAACAGATGTACTTAATGTCTCAAAATTGAAATTTTAA
- a CDS encoding glycerol-3-phosphate acyltransferase, producing the protein MIIQILTLIGAYLIGSLPTGYWLAKFFFEVDIRQYGSGNIGATNIGRILGKKYFLIVMLIDVLKAYATLAAASLYVSNELWYLFCVAGALLIGNAHSLFLHFRGGKGVATALGIISFFMPSWLVLSFACIWGLIFAITAFAFLASLIAMLFVLIAHIIFFGLTSLAFFLVIVFFWLVIRHLSNFASMNR; encoded by the coding sequence ATGATCATACAGATTCTGACTCTTATCGGAGCATATCTTATTGGCTCTCTTCCTACCGGTTATTGGCTTGCAAAGTTTTTCTTTGAGGTCGATATTCGTCAGTATGGCTCAGGTAATATTGGTGCAACGAATATTGGTCGAATATTGGGTAAGAAATATTTTCTTATCGTGATGCTGATTGATGTGCTCAAAGCGTATGCAACACTTGCAGCAGCAAGTTTGTATGTTTCCAATGAGCTATGGTATTTGTTCTGCGTGGCAGGAGCTCTGCTCATCGGAAACGCGCATTCACTCTTTTTACATTTTCGTGGAGGCAAGGGTGTTGCAACAGCGCTGGGCATTATCTCTTTTTTTATGCCATCTTGGTTAGTTTTATCGTTTGCATGTATTTGGGGACTGATATTTGCTATCACAGCATTTGCATTTTTAGCCTCATTGATTGCGATGCTTTTTGTTCTTATAGCACACATTATTTTTTTTGGATTAACTTCGTTGGCATTTTTTTTAGTTATTGTATTCTTTTGGCTTGTCATACGCCATCTTTCAAACTTTGCATCTATGAACCGTTAA
- a CDS encoding ATP-dependent DNA ligase has protein sequence MKFSELAEIFQTIEQESSRTKITVLLADALRQATSQEASAIAYFSLGELQPVYLGTQFNFAEKSMLKVLAHLTGQSQQDLKAQAHSLSDLGAAVAQHNWRNAATRADDAEPLFRQRGIESIGTASQNDNALTVHQVDMQLKKFLSITGTGSQDIKEKFLEEFLRELDPISAKYIVRIILGKLRLGFSDMTLLDAFSWMEMGDKSIRSTLEDAYNISADIGLIIKTLKEDGLEGIKKMNITTGIPIRPAAAERLASPDAIVKKLGDCVAQPKLDGFRLQVHINKTAAHPKIHFFSRNLQEMSEMFPELRHAVLDLDVQELVAEGEAIAFDAQTGGFLPFQETVKRKRKHQVELFAQDYPLKLYLFDILYLNGKSLLDKGHEERRAALIHVLDTEKIKKHEVIYPIQEVKIKDADTLEHYFEENISLGLEGLVVKRTDAVYQPGKRNFNWIKLKRTEQSGGIQDTLDCVILGYYLGRGKRASFGIGAFLVGIYNEATDTFQTVAKIGTGLTDQEWRNQKKQCDQIKIEKRPANVGCAQELYPDVWVSPEIVCLVRADEITRSPLHTAGALDKESGFALRFPRIMGYRPDKSALQATTVKELEHLYKLQFKK, from the coding sequence ATGAAGTTCAGTGAGCTTGCTGAAATTTTTCAGACAATCGAGCAAGAATCGTCACGTACAAAAATTACTGTTCTTCTTGCTGATGCATTGAGGCAAGCAACTTCACAAGAAGCATCAGCTATTGCCTATTTTTCTCTTGGCGAGTTGCAGCCTGTTTATCTCGGAACACAGTTTAATTTTGCTGAAAAAAGTATGCTCAAGGTTCTTGCACATCTTACGGGCCAATCACAACAAGATTTAAAAGCGCAAGCTCATAGTTTGAGCGACTTGGGTGCAGCTGTTGCGCAGCATAATTGGCGGAATGCTGCTACTCGTGCCGATGATGCAGAGCCTTTGTTCCGACAGCGTGGTATTGAAAGCATTGGTACAGCATCACAGAATGATAATGCTTTAACGGTGCATCAAGTTGATATGCAGCTTAAAAAATTTCTATCGATTACGGGTACAGGATCTCAAGATATTAAAGAAAAATTTTTAGAAGAATTTTTGCGTGAGCTTGACCCTATTTCAGCAAAGTACATTGTAAGAATTATTTTGGGTAAGCTACGTCTTGGATTTTCTGATATGACCCTTTTGGATGCATTTTCGTGGATGGAAATGGGTGATAAATCAATTCGAAGTACGCTTGAGGATGCTTATAATATCTCAGCAGATATTGGATTAATCATCAAGACACTGAAAGAAGATGGCCTTGAAGGCATTAAAAAAATGAACATTACTACAGGCATTCCTATTCGGCCTGCAGCTGCAGAAAGGCTTGCTAGTCCGGATGCCATTGTTAAAAAACTTGGCGATTGCGTTGCGCAACCTAAGCTTGATGGCTTTCGACTTCAAGTGCATATCAATAAAACAGCAGCTCATCCTAAAATTCATTTCTTTTCACGTAATTTACAGGAGATGTCTGAAATGTTTCCTGAGCTTCGTCATGCGGTACTTGATCTAGATGTTCAAGAACTTGTTGCTGAAGGTGAAGCGATTGCATTTGATGCTCAAACTGGCGGATTCCTTCCTTTTCAGGAGACGGTAAAACGTAAACGAAAACATCAAGTTGAGCTTTTTGCTCAAGACTATCCACTTAAACTTTATCTGTTTGATATTTTGTATCTCAACGGTAAATCGTTGCTCGATAAGGGGCATGAAGAGCGTAGAGCGGCACTTATTCATGTGCTTGATACGGAGAAAATAAAAAAGCATGAAGTTATCTATCCTATTCAAGAAGTAAAAATTAAAGATGCTGATACGCTGGAGCATTATTTTGAAGAAAATATTTCTTTGGGACTTGAAGGGCTTGTCGTTAAGCGTACTGATGCGGTGTATCAGCCAGGTAAGCGAAATTTCAATTGGATTAAGCTTAAGCGCACAGAGCAGAGTGGTGGCATTCAAGATACACTTGATTGCGTTATTTTGGGCTATTATTTGGGTCGGGGAAAACGCGCTTCATTTGGCATTGGAGCATTTCTTGTTGGCATTTACAATGAAGCAACAGATACCTTTCAAACCGTTGCAAAAATTGGTACCGGCTTGACCGATCAAGAATGGCGTAATCAAAAGAAGCAGTGTGACCAGATAAAAATTGAAAAACGGCCTGCAAATGTTGGGTGTGCTCAAGAGCTTTATCCGGATGTTTGGGTTTCTCCAGAAATTGTCTGTCTGGTTCGTGCTGACGAAATTACCCGTTCACCGCTTCATACAGCTGGAGCACTTGATAAAGAATCTGGGTTTGCATTACGCTTTCCCCGCATTATGGGCTACCGACCCGATAAATCTGCTTTGCAGGCAACGACGGTTAAAGAGCTTGAGCATTTGTATAAGTTGCAGTTTAAGAAATAA
- the rfaE2 gene encoding D-glycero-beta-D-manno-heptose 1-phosphate adenylyltransferase, with protein sequence MKRLINELKSSDRHDVLIIGDIMLDEYIFGSTHRISPEAPVPVLKVDHSERSLGGAANVAGNCQHIGFNVELIGLIGNHDREGKAVLDMLEEFNISVAGIIKSPHRVTTCKQRIMSKSHQMLRIDSENHVPLSDFEFAEIVRRIDQFIRPKSIILISDYAKGLVTPEIISYVVAQAKKFNCLVMVDPKGPCFDKYKYVDYIKPNLKEFEQMAESFGLPQDDSMVANARRLCALLSLQGIIITLGEKGILFVSPTQCIESPSVRREVYDITGAGDTVFAFLALGFAHGRTIVESLKLANAAAAVAVSHLKTYSVSLDELNDSLKEASEKVYTDWASLKIELDWLHAQGKRIVLTNGCFDIIHPGHIHTLTQAKSFGEVLVVALNTDESVKKLKGSSRPFHSLEDRMTVMAALGVVDFVVPFEQETPKELLEYLRPDVLVKGGDYKAQEVVGYNFIMSYGGSVEIIDFIQGKSTTKTVAKMSEQTI encoded by the coding sequence ATGAAGCGGCTTATAAATGAATTAAAATCATCCGATAGACACGATGTTCTTATTATTGGCGATATTATGCTTGATGAGTATATTTTTGGATCAACGCATCGCATATCGCCTGAGGCTCCTGTGCCAGTTCTCAAAGTTGATCATAGTGAACGGAGTTTAGGTGGTGCTGCAAACGTTGCGGGCAACTGTCAACATATCGGTTTTAATGTTGAACTTATTGGATTGATTGGTAATCATGATCGTGAAGGCAAAGCGGTTCTTGATATGCTTGAAGAGTTTAATATTTCGGTTGCGGGTATCATCAAAAGTCCTCACCGCGTCACTACCTGTAAGCAGCGAATCATGTCTAAGAGCCATCAGATGCTGCGTATTGATTCTGAAAATCATGTTCCACTGAGTGACTTTGAATTTGCAGAAATTGTCCGGAGAATTGATCAGTTCATCAGACCCAAAAGTATCATTCTTATTTCAGACTATGCCAAGGGCTTAGTAACACCTGAAATTATTTCTTATGTTGTTGCTCAGGCCAAAAAATTTAATTGCTTAGTTATGGTCGATCCAAAAGGACCTTGTTTTGATAAATATAAATATGTTGATTATATAAAGCCAAACTTAAAAGAGTTTGAGCAGATGGCAGAGTCTTTTGGATTACCACAAGATGATTCAATGGTCGCAAATGCGCGGCGCTTGTGTGCACTTCTTTCACTTCAGGGAATTATTATTACTTTGGGTGAAAAGGGAATTCTTTTTGTTTCGCCAACTCAGTGTATTGAATCGCCATCAGTTCGTAGAGAGGTATATGATATTACCGGAGCTGGGGATACCGTTTTTGCATTTTTGGCGCTTGGGTTTGCTCATGGTCGAACCATTGTGGAATCTTTAAAGCTTGCAAATGCCGCCGCTGCAGTTGCGGTTTCTCATTTGAAAACCTATTCGGTAAGTCTTGATGAGTTGAATGATTCCCTCAAAGAAGCTTCAGAGAAAGTTTATACTGACTGGGCATCGCTTAAAATCGAACTTGACTGGTTGCATGCTCAAGGAAAGCGTATTGTTTTAACAAACGGGTGCTTTGATATCATTCATCCTGGGCACATTCATACGCTTACTCAAGCAAAAAGTTTTGGGGAAGTGCTTGTGGTTGCGCTCAATACCGATGAATCAGTTAAAAAATTAAAAGGATCATCTCGCCCATTTCATAGTCTTGAAGATCGTATGACGGTTATGGCTGCGCTGGGCGTTGTTGACTTTGTGGTTCCGTTTGAACAAGAGACTCCAAAAGAGCTCCTTGAGTACCTGCGTCCCGATGTTCTGGTTAAGGGTGGAGATTATAAAGCTCAAGAGGTTGTTGGCTATAATTTTATTATGTCGTATGGCGGCTCTGTTGAAATTATTGATTTTATTCAAGGAAAATCGACGACAAAGACTGTTGCAAAAATGAGTGAACAAACGATTTAA